The following proteins are co-located in the Besnoitia besnoiti strain Bb-Ger1 chromosome Unknown contig00007, whole genome shotgun sequence genome:
- a CDS encoding uncharacterized protein (encoded by transcript BESB_072680) gives MRPLQCLASRRRLAAVIVCLFLMAIVPPLSCASRPPGSVPPPGFVSSNSSAALFPSPATAPQVGAALAQPSVSSAEGASLEREPDSLASRRGVALSRDSPPQPPPADAGVQGLQRQAGVPARVGGPTGPQEDPIEPGAQAAAGGGSGFPRDATQGLASLAQPDTSPQPPDPARLLFRHKGSAPQVQESRPLWAKTFAGADASGATIGHTVLPASAPTRQISRAAVDLFHEGALTAAGPTVQPSPYTSPEATSYGGEPSLSRPTSSDAGEGGIALSGAGNESAADRREGLEAAGETASAGAGGAPSGPSSGAESGVSTPIPGERPAETLTDADKLAVSRQRLQELIRVSNQEMAIPEVSSPEGSPGFVLSQGSFPRMPPGVAAGSSFPGPPPSSPGPASVDVSTGSLPAAPQQVRPPASTARGAAEGLAAPLSPTRNPADASSASAPSSASGASSFLPPSPSSASSGGGAEGHRGVLDLPGSTAGLPPAQGAQEAYGVAETSLEGPSSPPGKAEEEAPPVLPHSSFISVALLLQSLFVFASLAAAGGIGGGSVFVALLVGLGHMHLSYAIPISKVMVFSSSFSSFLLNRKLERQTAEDARAVAQDWVDLLVPLALSGSLVGVLLNTVLPALYLLLLLSVLLLGLSVRTIASALRIWRSEREASAQQPFDEVLLPSPTTSPRGGASAAAAPFTPTSRPAYLIDSRLPPAAAPHAFAVTASHSAIPPLAIFPDDAQGPAGGSQSATPASPLRYPPSVPREELRTSSPSHAAGTESGGIFGRPLCGDEDADACLEASAHAAAVDIAVVLPEEIDGDSRGRGAEEETSGLARGGKAGGRAFAANVDAAEDGDATGHHFAASADAGSQLGVVLARLRDAGALTAAHTDGALPEGAYRINESDAVYEDGCALPDGLGLPFRPQMQRAAPEEKADNDGEPESGGRGSDEAGERRPAAEAVEEAGGYAQHGSCDARGDGEREAEGTVSGRSGGTAPADDGEAALNGQVSRSAVLRAPVASPCSPSAHARFPRFYSLEDEEDLSHISSFVSQAEASGAALGSHLSASSIFTSSSDPSDAAFAPSSAAPFSAEADGETRGAFSKALHLLRFACEGIAPSSRADPYDDALASFSAASIETGIDPTLLLPSSGGASGSDFRFGASSAPTAPSSFVSTEHLASYRGVSDDAAGEAVHEGQRERRARDQGQGVFEGPLHARSSLLRATADSSRSLLRSPAAALLSPLTKLRASPVFQKAQKAVLEADRLCFQGGAETPHYFVLLLLLVVNVFASSLLHLFRKHENLCGAAVTAGVSLVLGVYVQARLSMRIFGKHVPAGAAPAPPTRQGLLHAAAACHAYVFKAVKFGAKQAGRGLRRLAEGGATLLRSVGILPSSMAASQAFLQERDSTRDSIEIAQLSCRARLRDAGGNPFVHAIGDIQEIELAEDGAGPEGLALDLSSLTGDGEGRCAPRPLPDTNPFALDLGPPERQSARADRRSGATPPVSWCSLFFTGRRLSPTVALPPLFVTPAVGFFTGVFAGLIGIGGGVVFSPFLLLMGSDPVAAVATASACVVFTSASTSLQFLLIGRLPLLFASLFGVVAAAAAATATCGIHRFRRAVGGRMSVIAACVALAVTVASVLTMWRCVETAMFGGH, from the exons ATGAGGCCTCTTCAGTGCctcgcttcgcgccgccggctggcAGCCGTTATTGTGTGCCTCTTCCTGATGGCGATcgtgcctcctctctcctgcgcgAGCCGGCCGCCGGGCTCCGTGCCTCCTCCAGGCTTTGTCAGCTCCAACAGCAGTGCCGCCCTTTTTCCGTCTCCGGCAACTGCGCCGCAGGTTGGCGCTGCGTTGGCGCAGCCTtcggtctcctctgcagaggGGGCTTCGCTGGAGCGGGAGCCCGACTCCCTCGCTAGCCGACGGGGCGTGGCCCTGTCACGGGACTCTcccccgcagccgccgccagccgacGCAGGCGTTCAAGGCCTTCAGCGTCAGGCAGGCGTTCCTgcgcgcgtgggcggccCAACCGGGCCGCAAGAAGACCCCATCGAACCGGGTGCCcaggctgctgctggaggcggcagcggcttccCGCGCGATGCGACTCAGGGGCTCGCCAGCCTTGCGCAGCCCGACACCAGCCCCCAGCCGCCAGACCCGGCGCGTCTTTTATTCCGCCACAAAGGGAGTGCGCCGCAGGTCCAAGAGTCCAGACCTTTGTGGGCAAAGACGTTCGCAGGCGCGGATGCTTCGGGTGCGACCATAGGCCACACAGTCTTGCCTGCCTCGGCTCCGACCAGGCAAATATCTCGCGCGGCCGTGGACCTTTTTCACGAGGGGGCGTTAACTGCAGCTGGCCCTACCGTTCAGCCCTCTCCATACACCTCACCTGAGGCCACTTCCTACGGCGGCGAGCCTTCCCTGTCGCGGCCGACGTCCTCGGATgcaggggagggggggatcGCGTTGAGTGGCGCAGGAAATGAGTCAGCAGCAGACCGCAGAGAGGGGCTTGAAGCCGCCGGCGAAACAGCATCTGCGGGCGCGGGTGGAGCGCCCAGCGGCCCCTCGTCTGGCGCGGAGTCGGGTGTCTCTACACCGATACCAGGCGAACGCCCAGCCGAGACACTGACCGATGCAGACAAACTGGCAGTGAGCCGGCAGAGGCTCCAGGAGTTGATTCGCGTCTCAAATCAAGAGATGGCAATTCCGGAAGTTTCTTCGCCGGAGGGCAGCCCCGGGTTCGTGCTCTCCCAGGGTTCGTTTCCTCGCATGCCTCCTGGCGTGGCTGCGGGCTCCTCCTTCCCAGGTCccccgccgtcctcgcctgGGCCTGCGAGCGTCGATGTCTCTACGGGctcgctgcctgccgcgcctcaaCAGGTGCGACCACCGGCCTCGACagccagaggcgcggcggaggggctgGCGGCCCCGCTCTCGCCTACTCGGAACCCCGCGGatgcctcgtctgcttcagcgccgtcctctgcctcaggcgcttcgtcttttctgccaccctctccctcctctgcaagttcaggcggcggcgccgaaggccaTCGGGGGGTTCTCGATCTGCCGGGCTCCACAGCGGGCctcccgcctgcgcagggcgcTCAGGAGGCATATggcgtcgcggagacgagcCTGGAGGGCCCATCTTCGCCCCCGGGGaaagccgaggaggaagcgccgccaGTGCTGCCGCACAGCTCGTTCATCTccgtcgcgcttcttcttcaatCGCTATTTGTCTTTGCgagtctcgcggcggccgggggCATCGGAGGGGGCTCGGTCTTCGTCGCGCTGTTGGTCGGCCTGGGGCACATGCATCTCTCCTACGCCATCCCCATCAGCAAA GTAATGgttttctcctcgtcgttTTCGAGTTTTCTGCTGAATCGAAAACTGGAGCGGCAAACGGCCGAAGACGCCCGGGCCGTCGCACAG GACTGGGTAGATCTGCTGGTGCCGCTGGCGCTGTCTGGCTCTCTGGTTGGTGTTCTGCTGAACACGGTACTCCCGGCACTGTACCTGCTTCTATTGCTGTCGGTGCTTCTTCTGGGCCTCTCGGTGCGAACGATTGCGTCGGCACTCCGCATTTGGCGCAGCGAACGAGAAGCCTCGGCGCAACAGCCCTTCGACGAAGTCCTCCTCCCGAGCCCGACGACTtctccacgcggcggcgcgtccgcggctgccgcgccgttCACGCCGACGTCTCGCCCAG CTTACCTCATCGATTCCCgtctgccgcccgcggcagcgcctcacGCCTTCGCAGTCACGGCGTCGCACAGCGCCATTCCGCCGTTAGCTATATTCCCTGACGACGCGCAGGGGCCGGCGGGAGGGTCGCAGTCCGCGACTCCTGCGAGTCCCTTGCGTTATCCTCCGTCCGTGCCTCGTGAGGAGCTGAGGACATCCTCGCCCTCACATGCAGCAGGCACTGAGTCGGGCGGGATATTCGGCCGTCCTCtgtgcggcgacgaagacgccgatGCGTGCCTTGAGGcttctgcgcacgccgccgcggtggaCATTGCAGTCGTGCTGCCAGAGGAGATCGACGGAGACTCtcggggtcgcggcgcggaagaggaaaCCAGTggactcgcgcgcggaggcaaggcgggcggccgcgccttcgcggccaatgtagacgcggcggaggacggagacgccACGGGCCATCATTTcgcagcgagcgcagacgcgggctCGCAGCTCGGGGTGGTTTTGGCTCGGCTGCGCGATGCTGGAGCGCTGACTGCAGCGCATACCGATGGAGCTCTGCCGGAAGGCGCATACAGGATcaacgagagcgacgccgtgTACGAAGACGGCTGTGCATTGCCCGATGGCCTGGGTTTGCCCTTTCGGCCCCAgatgcagcgcgccgccccagAAGAAAAGGCAGATAATGACGGCGAGCCCGAGTctggcgggcgaggaagcgacgaagctggagagagacgacccgctgcagaggctgtCGAGGAAGCCGGGGGGTATGCACAACACGGCAGTTGCGACGCGCGGGGGGACGGCGAGCGTGAGGCAGAAGGAACTGTCAGTGGACGCTCGGGTGGTACAGCGCCGGCTGACGACGGGGAGGCTGCTTTGAATGGCCAAGTGTCCCGCTCAGCtgttctccgcgcgccggtTGCTTCGCCCTGTTCGCCTTCGGCCCACGCCCGCTTTCCACGCTTTTACTCGctagaagacgaagaagatcTCTCTCACATTTCGTCTTTCGTGTCTCAGGCTGAGGCATCTGGCGCCGCGCTAGGCAGCCACCTGTCTGCTTCATCGATCTTCACCTCCTCGTCAGACCCCAGCGATGCGGCGTTCGCCCCTTCCTCGgccgcgcccttctcggCAGAGGCGGATGGCGAGACTCGAGGCGCGTTCTCGAAGGCCCTCCACCTGCTGCGCTTCGCATGCGAAGGCAtcgctccttcttcgcgggccGACCCCTACGACGACGCACTAgcgtctttctctgcagcgtccATCGAGACTGGGATTGACCCGACCTTGCTGCTGCCGTCATCAGGGGGGGCGTCCGGGTCGGATTTTCGGTTTGgtgcttcttccgcgccgaccgcgccaTCATCTTTTGTTTCAACTGAGCACCTCGCTTCCTACAGAGGCGTGTCTGatgacgccgcaggcgaggccgtcCACGAGGGGcaacgcgagaggcgcgcgcgagaccaAGGGCAGGGTGTCTTTGAAGgccctctgcatgcgcgctctTCCCTGCTTCGTGCGACGGCGGattcctctcgctctctccttcggtctccagctgcggcgctgctctcTCCGCTGACCAAGCTGCGTGCGTCCCCGGTCTttcagaaggcgcagaaagcCGTCCTCGAAGCGGATCGTCTGTGCTTCCAGGgtggcgcggagacgccccaCTACTttgtccttcttctcctcttggTCGTCAACGTCTTCGCAAGCTCGCTTCTGCATTTGTTCCGCAAACACGAAAACCTCTGCGGTGCCGCAGTGACGGCGGGTGTCTCGCTCGTCCTGGGGGTATACGTGCAGGCCCGACTGTCGATGCGCATCTTCGGAAAGCACGTgcccgctggcgctgctccaGCGCCCCCAACGCGCCAGGGgcttctgcatgcggcagcggcgtgcCATGCGTATGTGTTCAAAGCTGTGAAGTTCGGGGCGAAGCAGGCAGGCAGAGGGCTGCGCCGATTagccgaaggaggcgcgacgctTCTCCGAAGTGTGGGAATTCTCCCGAGCTCCatggcggcgtcgcaggcgttCCTGCAAGAGCGAGACAGTACCCGGGACTCGATCGAAATCGCCCAGCTGTCGTGTCGGGCACGCTTGCGGGACGCTGGCGGAAATCCCTTCGTCCACGCGATCGGCGACATCCAAGAAATCGAGTTAGCCGAGGACGGGGCAGGCCCCGAGGGCCTCGCGCTTGATCTGTCCTCTCTGACGGGCGATGGAGAGGGTCGCTGCGCTCCTCGGCCGTTGCCGGACACAAATCCCTTCGCTCTCGATCTTGGACCGCCTGAGCGCCAGTCTGCGCGGGCcgaccgccgcagcggcgcgactccGCCCGTGTCGTGGTGTTCGCTCTTCTTCACAGGTCGCAGGCTTTCCCCCACAGTGGCGCTCCCTCCCCTGTTTGTGACGCCTGCTGTCGGTTTTTTCACAGGCGTCTTTGCGGGGCTCATTGGAATTGGTGGCGGAGTGGTGTTCTCGCCCTTTTTGCTCCTCATGGGCAGCGaccccgtcgccgccgtcgcaaCGGCCTCGGCGTGTGTGGTTTTCACCTCTGCATCCACGTCTCTCCAGTTTCTGCTCATCGGGCGCCTGCCCCTGCTCtttgcgtctctcttcggcgtggtggcagccgccgccgccgcgacagccACGTGCGGCATTCACAGATTTCGAAGAGCCGTGGGGGGGCGCATGAGCGTCATCGCCGCTTGCGTTGCGCTAGCCGTAACTGTTGCGTCGGTGCTCACGATGTGGAGATGCGTCGAGACCGCTATGTTTGGCGGACACTGA